In Streptomyces nojiriensis, the sequence GCGGGCGAAGATCGCCTGGGCGTTCTTGCGCGAGTGGACGATGCACACGCCGACTCCGGTGATGAGCAGCACCGCCACGGCCACCGCCAGGTTGAACAGCTGGAGCCGGAAGTCCCCGACCACCTTGCGCAGCTCCAGCGCGGCGTCCTGCCCCACGGGAGTCATGGCGGTGACGTACGACTCGAGGTGCCGCTTCTCGACGCCGGCCGTGACGTCGTCCGGGTTGTGGAAGACGATGCTCCGCTGCGAGGCGTAGCTGGTGTAGCCCTTGTCGCTCAGGAAGGGCGCTCCGTTGGGGAACACGATGATGACGGGGTCCGTCACCAGGGAGTCGTCCGCTCCGGGGTTGTCCGCGGCGTGCGACTTGCCTCGCGGGTTGTAGGTGAAGACGCGCTGGCCGTCCTTCGACGGCAGGGTCTTGACCTGGGCGGGAGCGATCTTGCCCGGGTCACTCGGGCTCAGCCACGTCGGGGTGAGCTCCTTCAGGCGGCCGGTGTGCTGTGCGAGGGCCTCGGGGACCAGGAGCCTGATCTGGTCGGGTGCCGCGGCGGTCGGTTCGATCCTTCGCCCCGCCGGGTCGAGGACGGGCTGCTCGGTGAGGAAGGTTTCGTTGACGACGAGCAGGTCGCCCTTGGTCAGGCCCGGTATGCCGGCCGACAGCCGGAGGTCACGGTGCCCGGCGACGATGATCTGGCCGTCCCGGTCGGCCTGGCGCAGCCAAGGGCCCACGTTCTCGTCCAGGCTGCGCAGGGCGGTGTCGCTCGCGAGGCTGCCGTTGAAGCGGATCGACGTGGCGTCGCCGATCTTCGCGTACGCCTCTCGGCTCTCCTGGCGGGCCAGGACGTCCTGGGCTCCCAGCACCACGGCTGTCGCGATGCTGAGGGCGAGCAGGAGCGCGGGTATCCGTACGAGGTAGGCGCTCACCGACGCGGCGCGCGCGGGCAGCTCGCCCTTGAGGGCACGCAGTACGTCGGTCTGGAACGTCAGCCAGAGCATCGCGCAGTGGGTGACGAGGGCGATGAGGCTCAGGGCGACCGTGCAGCCCAGGGCGATCGAGGCGAACTGGCCGATCCAGGCCAGCCCGTTGTAGAGGCCGAGGAGCAGCAGGGTCGCGGCGGACACCACGGCGCAGGCGACGGCCCAGAACGCCCCGAGTTGCCGCATGTCGCGCAGCAGGATCTGCCCGAACGACTTCCCCTGGAGCCGCTGCACTCCGTAGGCCTTGGCGTTGAGCAGGACGCTCGCGCCGGTCATCGTGACGACGGCGAGGGCGACCACGAAGAACGAGCGGTACAGCGCGCTGTCGGCGTAGACGGTGGTCAGCTGCGCCAGGGAGAAGGGCTGGTTGACGGAGGCGACGAGGCCGAGGTCGTCGAGGGTCCGGGTCAGCGAGGCGGCCGCTGCGTCCGGCCCGAAGACGTAGTAGAAGCCGCGCGGGTCGCGCTGTCCCAGCTCCGCGACGGGGTGCACGTCGGTGTGGTAACCGCGGCTGAACGCGGGATAGCCGTCCCGCAGCCAGTCGGAGTGGGGGCCGCCCGGTGCGAGGTAGAGATGGCGGCGGTGGGAGGGATCCTTGAGGTCGGGGACCTCGCGCGCGATCGTCGCGTGGTTCTTCGCGGCGAACTCGGCGATCACGCCGGCGACCTGCGAGCCGCTGGCCGCACCGTCGGAGTCCGTCACCCAGACGACGGCGGAGTGCCCGAGGGCCCAATCCTCGTCGAGGCTCCGGAGGAAGAGGAAAGAGAGGGTCGCGGAGAACGCCAGTACGACGGCGTGGGCGAACTTGATACCTCGATGCAGCATCTATTGCCTAGCTAGGGGCACTTCTGGAGCGCGATTCGTGGGGGGCGAGCCGTCCGCCCGTACGGCGCGGACGGCTCATCGCTGCAAGGCCGGGTCGTGGGACCCGGCCTCAGATCAGCAAGAGGTGTTGTAGTACGACTTGTTGCCGCTCAGCTTCACCTTGGCCGAGGTGATGGACCAGGAGCCCGAGGCGGCCTCGTCGCTGTCGATGTACGCACCGACGGAGGTCGAGCCGTGGCACTTGGAGCCGTGGTAGTAGTCCGACCACACGGTGGCGGTACCCGCGCCGTAGTTCCACTCGCCGCCACCGACGTAGGCGGTGGTCGCGAGGGCCGGAGCGGCACCGGCGATGACGAGGGCGCCGGTGGCGACCGCGAGCTTCATGCTGCGCTTGATCTGCACTGCAAACATCCTTCTTTTCGCGCACTGATGATCATCAGAAAATGATCACTGCGGAGATTGCCGCAACAGTTCGAGGCATGTCAACCGGCCATATGGCTCAAAGCCGTTGGTACGCTTGGGCTCCATGTCGACGTGATGATCATCACGCGCGACGGGGCCGAGCAACCACAGCCACCCGCCATGGCGTCTGGTCGGCCCCATGCAGAAGTGACACGTGTCAGCGCCGCATCGCACGCCCACCCGCCCGCCCGCCGGAACTGAGTTCGATGGCCGGCACCGCGTGCAAAAAGGGGTGCCACCAGATCGGTGGCACCCCTCATGAGCTGGGCCTCGGCCCGCTTGGCGGTGGGTGTGGGATTTGAACCCACGGTGACTCGCGCCACGACGGTTTTCAAGACCGTTCCCTTAGGCCGCTCGGGCAACCCACCTGGCCGGTACAGAGTACCGGCCAGGTGGGGGTGGCGGGAGCGGCTCGAGGGGTCAGGACGTCTGGGCCTTGTCGTAGGCCGCCTTCGCCTCGTTGCCGAAGTACGGGCCGTACATCCGGTTCGGCAGGAAGGTGTAGCCGAAGCTGTTCACCGAGACCTGGGTGCCCAGGCCCGTGGCCTCGTTGAAGTCCTGGAACCAGGGGCCGCCGCTGGAGCCGCCGGTCATGTTGCAGCCCAGACCGTGGTCCTTGGTCAGCAGGAAGTCCTTGCTGCTGTTGCCGCTGCAGTAGACCAGCTTGGTGCCGTCGTACGGGGCCGCCGCGGGGAAGCCGAAGGAGTACATCTTCTTGTTGTAGCCGCCGTTGAAGGCGATGCCCTGGGCTCCCACGGCCTGGCTGAGGGTCTGCCCGTTCAGCGGGGCGACGACGGCGAGGCCGACGTCCATGTTCATGTCCTCGCTCGCGGCCCACTGGTCGGTGGCGAAGGTCTTGGTGGCCGACCACTGGCCGTAAGGGGCGGAGCCGTTGTTGTAGGCGGGGACGAAGACCCAGTTCGTGTGCCAGGCCCCCTGGTACTTCACGCAGTGGCCGGCCGTGATGACCGTGCTGCCGTTGGCGCTGGTGACCGAGTCGCCGGAGCAGGATGCGGTCCGGTCGCCCATCGTGAAGAAGACTCGCCCCGAGGTCTTCACCACGGCGCCGCCGCCCGTCCAGGCGCCGCCCGCCTGCGGGAACGCCGTGGGGGACGCCGCCGCCGTGGGGGCGATGGTCGTGGGGGTCGCCGACGTGGCGACCGGGGTGCGGGCCGCGCCGGGGACCGCCGTCACGTCGAGCGGGGCGGCGCCGCGCATCCGCTCGGCGGTCCAGAAGCCGTCGGTGTGCTGCTGCCGGAAGGACGCGGGGGCATCCGCGGCGACCGAGGGGCCGGCCGCCGTCAGGGCGCCCGCGACCAGGGCGCCGGCCGCGAGCAGGACGGACAAGGCCGTGCGATGACGATTCACGCATGACTCCTTCTGCCGTGCCCGGGCCGGTTGGCGAAGCCGGGCAGGGTGGGGGTGAAGAGCGGTCGGTGCGGATCGGCTGTGCGCGGTTCGTGGTGCGTCGTGCGTCGTGCGTCGTGCGGATTACCGGGCAGGGTGGCACGGGTGCGTCGCAATGTCAGCGGGCAGTCGGAACGTTCGGTCGGTTCCGGCCAGGAAATGGCCAACTCCCCGCCGTTGCACCGCCATGCAACGCCATACGGCGTCATACGGTGAGCATCACGCCCGCGTACGAAACGCCCGCCACGACCACCCACGCCCCGAGCCCCAGCGCCGCGGCCCGCCCACCCGTGCGGGCCAGCGTCGGCAGGTGCACCGCGCTCCCCAGGCCGAACAGGGCCGCCGCCAGCAGGGCCTCCTGGGCGGTGTGCGCCCACTCCAGCGCTACGTCGGGCAGGACCCCGGTGGCGCGCAGCGCGGCCGCGGCCAGGAACCCGAGGACGAACAGCGGCACCGGCGCCGGCCTGCGGCCCGAGGCGGTGCGCACCCCGCGGCGCCGGGCCCGTACCGAGAAGGCGACGGCCGCCACCAGCGGGGCGAGCAGCGCCACGCGCATCAGCTTGACCAGGACCGCCTCGCCCAGGGCGGCGGGGCCCGCGGTCTGCGCGGTGGCCACGACCTGTCCGACGTCGTGGACCCCGGCGCCGACCCACCGCCCGAAGGCGGGGTCGGAGAGCCCCAACGGCCCTTGGAGGAGCGGGAGTATCCCTATCGCGAGCGTCCCGCAGAGAGTGACCAGTGCCACGGAGGCGGCCACGTCCTCCTCGTCGCTGCCGGACACCTCGCTCACCGCGCCGATCGCCGAGGCACCGCAGATCGAGTACCCGGTGGCGATCAGCAGCGGCTGATCGCCCGGCAGTCCCAGCCGGCGGCCCAGCCAGAGGGTGCCGAGGAAGGTGGCCGCGACCACGCCGACCACCATGGCCACGGTGGCCCAGCCCAGCCGGAGCACCTGGTCCAGCCCCAGGCCGAGGCCCAGCAGGACGATGCCCATCCGCATGAGCCGACGGCCGGCCAGGGAGAGTCCCGGGCGCGCGGCCGCGCGTACGAACGTCCGCAGGCCCGGCAGGTGCGCCACCGCGATGCCCAGCACCACGGATGCGGTCAGCATCGGTACGGCGGGAACGAGTCGGTGGACGCACCAGGCGGTCAGCGCGCCGCCCGCAGCCATCGCCAACCCGGGCCACGGAGTGGGTGTTTCACGTGAAACATCCCGGGCCGCCGCGCTTTGCGGGCGGTGGAGGAGGGCCATCAGTCGACGGGGAGCGTGTAGACGCGACGGATACTGGTGCCCAGCCGGGAGACGTCGGCGCCGTAGACGTGCACCGATATCGCCTTGGTCGTACAGGAGTTGCGCACCTTGTGGATGTCGCCGGGCGGGGCGAACCCGCAGACGTCGCCCTGGGCGTTGACCACGTCCTCGGTGGCAACCAGCCGGGCGGGACCGGTACCCGGCGCGAGCCGGAAGCGTCGTTCGCTCTCCTCGCCCAGGTGCACCCCGGCCACGCACCAGGACACGTGGTCGTGGATGCAGGTCTCCTGGCCGGGCAGCCACACCAGTGCCACCACGGAGAAGCTGCCGTCGGACTCGGCGTGCAGGATGTGCTGCCGGTACCGCTCCGGGTCGCCTTCCCGCTGCGCCTCGGTCAACAGGTCGGGCGCGCCCAGGTGCGGGGCGAGCCGCTCGCCCACCAGGTACGCGGTGAGGTCGGGAGCCAGCCCCCGCTCCACGACCGTGCGGATCTCACTGACGAGGGCGGCCATCCTCGTGGTGGTACGGGCCGGCGTGGTGGTGGTCATATCGGCAGCGTGCTGCCGACCTTCCATCACGTCCAACGACAGTTATGACCTGAAATCCCAAGCACCGCTTATGGGTTGGTCAGCAGCCGACCCGGTTCGCCGCCACCTGCTTCAGCGCGTCGAGCACCACGGCCGTCGCCGGGATCCGCAGGTGATCGCGGTAGACGTACGCGGCGATGTGCCGGCGCGCGGCGGGCTGGAGGGCCCGCCCGCAGACCCGGCTCAGCGAGAGGGAGGGCAGCACCAGCGCGGGCATCATCGCCACGCCCAGGCCCTGTGCGACCAGGCTCTGCACGACCAGGTTGTCATCGGTGGCGAAGCGGATGTCGGGCACGAAGCCCAGCTCCGCGCACTCG encodes:
- a CDS encoding bacteriocin-associated integral membrane family protein; translation: MLHRGIKFAHAVVLAFSATLSFLFLRSLDEDWALGHSAVVWVTDSDGAASGSQVAGVIAEFAAKNHATIAREVPDLKDPSHRRHLYLAPGGPHSDWLRDGYPAFSRGYHTDVHPVAELGQRDPRGFYYVFGPDAAAASLTRTLDDLGLVASVNQPFSLAQLTTVYADSALYRSFFVVALAVVTMTGASVLLNAKAYGVQRLQGKSFGQILLRDMRQLGAFWAVACAVVSAATLLLLGLYNGLAWIGQFASIALGCTVALSLIALVTHCAMLWLTFQTDVLRALKGELPARAASVSAYLVRIPALLLALSIATAVVLGAQDVLARQESREAYAKIGDATSIRFNGSLASDTALRSLDENVGPWLRQADRDGQIIVAGHRDLRLSAGIPGLTKGDLLVVNETFLTEQPVLDPAGRRIEPTAAAPDQIRLLVPEALAQHTGRLKELTPTWLSPSDPGKIAPAQVKTLPSKDGQRVFTYNPRGKSHAADNPGADDSLVTDPVIIVFPNGAPFLSDKGYTSYASQRSIVFHNPDDVTAGVEKRHLESYVTAMTPVGQDAALELRKVVGDFRLQLFNLAVAVAVLLITGVGVCIVHSRKNAQAIFARHISGWTFTATHRPVLLVEGVLAVLLAAWVPFQVWQQNQDAARYEALGIPAPRPTAEFTGLDLGVTGVLVAVEVAAVLVALVVFHRRIVKEGAAES
- a CDS encoding lactococcin 972 family bacteriocin, yielding MQIKRSMKLAVATGALVIAGAAPALATTAYVGGGEWNYGAGTATVWSDYYHGSKCHGSTSVGAYIDSDEAASGSWSITSAKVKLSGNKSYYNTSC
- a CDS encoding trypsin-like serine peptidase — encoded protein: MNRHRTALSVLLAAGALVAGALTAAGPSVAADAPASFRQQHTDGFWTAERMRGAAPLDVTAVPGAARTPVATSATPTTIAPTAAASPTAFPQAGGAWTGGGAVVKTSGRVFFTMGDRTASCSGDSVTSANGSTVITAGHCVKYQGAWHTNWVFVPAYNNGSAPYGQWSATKTFATDQWAASEDMNMDVGLAVVAPLNGQTLSQAVGAQGIAFNGGYNKKMYSFGFPAAAPYDGTKLVYCSGNSSKDFLLTKDHGLGCNMTGGSSGGPWFQDFNEATGLGTQVSVNSFGYTFLPNRMYGPYFGNEAKAAYDKAQTS
- a CDS encoding YeiH family protein; its protein translation is MALLHRPQSAAARDVSRETPTPWPGLAMAAGGALTAWCVHRLVPAVPMLTASVVLGIAVAHLPGLRTFVRAAARPGLSLAGRRLMRMGIVLLGLGLGLDQVLRLGWATVAMVVGVVAATFLGTLWLGRRLGLPGDQPLLIATGYSICGASAIGAVSEVSGSDEEDVAASVALVTLCGTLAIGILPLLQGPLGLSDPAFGRWVGAGVHDVGQVVATAQTAGPAALGEAVLVKLMRVALLAPLVAAVAFSVRARRRGVRTASGRRPAPVPLFVLGFLAAAALRATGVLPDVALEWAHTAQEALLAAALFGLGSAVHLPTLARTGGRAAALGLGAWVVVAGVSYAGVMLTV
- a CDS encoding cysteine dioxygenase family protein, encoding MTTTTPARTTTRMAALVSEIRTVVERGLAPDLTAYLVGERLAPHLGAPDLLTEAQREGDPERYRQHILHAESDGSFSVVALVWLPGQETCIHDHVSWCVAGVHLGEESERRFRLAPGTGPARLVATEDVVNAQGDVCGFAPPGDIHKVRNSCTTKAISVHVYGADVSRLGTSIRRVYTLPVD